A region from the Halobellus litoreus genome encodes:
- the pdxS gene encoding pyridoxal 5'-phosphate synthase lyase subunit PdxS: MSEETDLSELRRGTDLVKRGFAQMQKGGVIMDVVDAEQAKIAEEAGAVAVMALEAVPADIRKRGGVARMADPADVKEIVDSVSIPVMGKSRIGHTKEAEILQSVGVDMIDESEVLTPADERYHIDKRDFTAPFVCGARNLGEALRRIDEGAAMIRTKGEAGTGDVNQAVHHQRNIKGAIRELEGKTHEEREKWAREHEAPADLVHETAEMGRLPVVNFAAGGIATPADAALMMHHECDGIFVGSGIFGAENPPVMGEAIVEAVNNWDDPDELAAIASNLGAGMKGESNTDLPEEEKLQGRGV, from the coding sequence ATGTCCGAGGAGACTGATCTGTCCGAACTCCGCCGCGGGACCGACCTCGTCAAGCGCGGGTTCGCACAGATGCAGAAGGGCGGCGTCATCATGGACGTCGTCGACGCCGAACAGGCGAAGATCGCCGAAGAAGCCGGCGCGGTCGCGGTGATGGCGCTCGAAGCCGTCCCCGCAGACATCCGAAAGCGCGGCGGCGTCGCGCGGATGGCCGACCCCGCGGACGTCAAAGAGATCGTCGACTCCGTCTCGATCCCGGTGATGGGGAAGTCCCGAATCGGCCACACGAAAGAGGCCGAAATCCTCCAGTCGGTCGGCGTCGATATGATCGACGAGAGCGAGGTGCTCACGCCCGCCGACGAGCGGTACCACATCGACAAGCGCGACTTCACCGCGCCGTTCGTCTGCGGCGCGCGCAACCTCGGCGAGGCGCTCCGCCGGATCGACGAGGGCGCGGCGATGATCCGCACGAAGGGCGAGGCGGGCACCGGCGACGTGAATCAGGCCGTCCACCACCAGCGGAACATCAAGGGCGCGATCCGCGAACTCGAGGGGAAGACCCACGAGGAGCGCGAGAAGTGGGCTCGCGAGCACGAGGCCCCCGCGGACCTCGTCCACGAGACCGCCGAGATGGGTCGGCTGCCGGTCGTGAACTTCGCCGCCGGCGGGATCGCGACGCCCGCCGACGCGGCGCTGATGATGCACCACGAGTGCGACGGCATCTTCGTCGGCTCGGGCATCTTCGGCGCGGAGAACCCGCCGGTGATGGGCGAAGCCATCGTGGAAGCCGTCAACAACTGGGACGACCCCGACGAACTCGCCGCGATCGCCTCGAACCTCGGAGCGGGGATGAAAGGCGAGTCCAACACGGACCTCCCCGAAGAGGAGAAACTGCAGGGCCGCGGCGTCTGA
- a CDS encoding DUF1405 domain-containing protein, translating into MASSRAPASALYDLVSGDGLPAPDGLPRWLAPLPTWLENVGLRFAWVVVAINLLGTAFGFWYYGFHPLPLSDPLVTWQFAAEPVVMWPFVPDSPMATLFIALAFASWKLGRTNEYLVSLAFFGCWKLGLWTPYVLTVFADAFLQTTWLPLYVFLFVSHLAMVVQAFVLHRISDFPVRAVAVALAWYGLNDIVDYFVPIVGDPHHTSLPLADGVVIGGTTVLQIAAVGAVLLTFAATFFALATRVKKLELRLEAGE; encoded by the coding sequence ATGGCCTCGTCCCGCGCGCCCGCTTCGGCGCTCTACGACCTCGTCTCCGGAGACGGACTCCCGGCCCCCGACGGCCTCCCGCGGTGGCTCGCGCCGCTGCCGACGTGGCTCGAAAACGTCGGGCTCCGGTTCGCCTGGGTCGTCGTCGCGATCAACCTCCTCGGGACCGCGTTCGGCTTCTGGTACTACGGGTTTCATCCCCTGCCGCTGTCGGACCCGCTCGTCACCTGGCAGTTCGCGGCCGAGCCGGTCGTGATGTGGCCGTTCGTCCCCGACAGCCCGATGGCGACGCTCTTCATCGCGCTGGCCTTCGCGAGTTGGAAGCTCGGTCGGACGAACGAGTACCTCGTCTCGCTGGCCTTTTTCGGCTGCTGGAAGCTCGGACTCTGGACACCGTACGTGCTCACGGTGTTCGCGGACGCCTTCCTGCAGACGACGTGGCTGCCGCTCTACGTCTTCCTGTTCGTGAGTCACCTCGCGATGGTCGTCCAAGCGTTCGTCCTTCACCGGATCTCGGACTTCCCGGTCCGCGCCGTCGCCGTCGCGCTCGCGTGGTACGGCCTCAACGACATCGTCGACTACTTCGTGCCGATCGTCGGCGACCCCCACCACACGTCGCTACCGCTGGCCGACGGCGTCGTGATCGGCGGGACGACGGTTCTGCAGATCGCCGCCGTCGGGGCGGTTCTCCTCACATTCGCCGCGACGTTCTTCGCGCTCGCGACGCGGGTGAAGAAACTGGAACTGCGTCTCGAAGCTGGCGAGTAA
- a CDS encoding phosphotransferase family protein: MYGDRREGVAETAVSSTATAPWLRAALAAVRPDRSVTAVEPIGAGGRRTTMAIRFADATPIVVHRTADATAAATEAALLSAVDAETAVPVAEPLGHGTVGDPDPPVDCGSGAEGDQAGSWLATQFVAGEDLHGRFVDLDPRGRRRIAGDFGRFLAELHAGFRFGGYGPIVARGDELQAARPTRERDRAAAWRDWLRSRGRQSLDRLPGSFDDVADAGRKRLDAWTVERPPVPRLFPWDLRPGNTLVGDGEITAIVDWEAPLAAGAALSVAKAEYLLADWYVPAEAGALRRAFRTGYSEVRPVPTVGAAHRIVAVAEAAVDSHGRVTNPRYPPVGRSDAVAFHRRHLDDAARME; the protein is encoded by the coding sequence ATGTACGGGGATCGGAGAGAGGGGGTCGCCGAGACGGCGGTGTCCTCGACGGCAACTGCTCCCTGGTTGCGGGCGGCCCTCGCGGCGGTACGACCGGACCGGTCGGTCACCGCCGTCGAACCGATCGGGGCAGGCGGGAGGCGGACGACGATGGCGATCCGCTTCGCGGACGCAACCCCGATCGTGGTCCATCGGACGGCCGACGCGACCGCGGCCGCGACGGAGGCCGCGTTGCTGTCCGCCGTGGACGCGGAGACCGCGGTCCCGGTCGCCGAACCGCTCGGTCACGGAACGGTGGGCGACCCGGACCCGCCGGTCGACTGCGGAAGCGGTGCGGAGGGCGACCAGGCGGGCAGTTGGCTCGCGACGCAGTTCGTGGCGGGTGAGGACCTCCACGGGCGATTCGTCGATCTCGATCCGAGAGGTAGGCGAAGGATCGCCGGCGACTTCGGCCGCTTCCTCGCGGAGCTACACGCGGGGTTTCGCTTCGGCGGATACGGTCCGATCGTCGCCCGCGGCGACGAGTTGCAGGCTGCGAGGCCGACGCGAGAGAGAGATCGCGCGGCTGCGTGGCGCGACTGGCTCCGCAGCCGGGGGCGTCAGAGCCTCGATCGACTACCGGGGTCGTTCGACGACGTCGCCGACGCGGGCCGAAAGCGGCTCGACGCCTGGACCGTGGAGAGACCGCCGGTACCGCGGCTCTTCCCCTGGGATCTCCGCCCGGGGAACACGCTCGTCGGCGACGGAGAAATCACCGCTATCGTCGACTGGGAAGCGCCACTGGCCGCCGGCGCGGCGCTGTCGGTGGCGAAAGCAGAGTACCTCCTCGCCGACTGGTACGTGCCAGCCGAGGCTGGGGCGTTGCGGCGAGCGTTCCGGACGGGATACAGCGAAGTCCGTCCGGTCCCGACCGTCGGAGCCGCCCATCGGATCGTCGCCGTCGCGGAGGCCGCCGTGGATTCGCACGGACGCGTGACGAATCCGCGGTACCCGCCGGTGGGCCGTAGCGACGCCGTGGCGTTTCATCGGCGTCACCTCGACGACGCGGCGCGAATGGAGTGA
- a CDS encoding molybdopterin-dependent oxidoreductase yields the protein MVDRKLRLAGLAGASGVAGSYAVAGYTRQFVVAPIDAAVVRATPGPVVAWAITNVGTEAHLLHVALATAIAIGTLGGVGVGGYLVSRRLTGRRQFAGGVLAGALVWGLTTALTAAPLLALGSAVPVGLVTALEAVVAPAPESDGTDSERRAALSSIGTLLFVGVAGGLGWASLRDSERSADGPDEEAQSFDVSALRSQAESRELDFTSEDLPGLVSPIGEFYNVDIAEFDPDLPPADWTLSFSGEVDRELTVSFEEIQERPTEHRFVTLRCVGESLNGEKLDTAIWTGTPLKPLLDEVDPDGACGCAMLRAEDDYFVQFPVDALEDGFLAWGMNGRPLPDAHGHPVRVLVPGHWGETNVKWLSEIELLREPADGYWEKRGWHGTGPVNTVAKLWDVTHLEDGRVEVGGHAYAGTRGIERVEVSTDGGASWETATVSERLPGDDVWRQWRHVYRPDGAHEVVVRAIDGDGTVQPRDRSEAFPSGATGWVSREITP from the coding sequence ATGGTGGATCGTAAACTCCGGCTCGCCGGACTGGCAGGAGCCAGCGGCGTGGCCGGATCCTACGCGGTCGCCGGCTACACCCGCCAGTTCGTCGTCGCGCCGATCGACGCCGCGGTCGTCCGGGCGACGCCCGGACCCGTCGTCGCCTGGGCGATCACGAACGTCGGGACGGAGGCGCATCTCCTGCACGTCGCCCTCGCGACCGCCATCGCTATCGGAACGCTCGGCGGCGTCGGAGTCGGAGGATATCTGGTCTCACGGCGTCTGACGGGACGGCGTCAGTTCGCAGGCGGCGTCCTCGCCGGAGCGCTCGTGTGGGGGCTCACGACGGCACTCACCGCCGCCCCGCTGCTGGCGCTCGGGAGCGCGGTCCCCGTCGGACTCGTGACCGCGCTCGAAGCTGTCGTGGCACCCGCTCCCGAATCGGACGGCACCGACTCCGAACGACGGGCAGCGCTGTCCAGTATCGGAACGCTGCTGTTCGTCGGTGTCGCGGGCGGCCTCGGCTGGGCATCGTTGAGGGACTCGGAGCGATCGGCGGACGGACCGGACGAAGAAGCACAGTCTTTCGACGTGTCAGCGCTGCGTTCGCAGGCCGAATCACGCGAGCTGGACTTCACGAGCGAGGACCTCCCCGGTCTCGTCAGTCCGATCGGAGAGTTCTACAACGTCGACATCGCGGAGTTCGATCCCGACCTCCCGCCCGCGGACTGGACGCTCTCGTTCTCCGGCGAGGTCGATCGCGAACTGACAGTCTCCTTCGAGGAGATACAGGAACGGCCGACCGAACACCGGTTCGTCACGCTTCGCTGCGTCGGGGAGTCGCTGAACGGGGAGAAGCTCGACACGGCGATCTGGACGGGGACGCCGCTCAAACCCCTGCTCGACGAGGTCGATCCCGACGGTGCCTGTGGGTGTGCGATGCTTCGGGCCGAAGACGACTACTTCGTCCAGTTCCCGGTGGACGCGCTCGAAGACGGCTTCCTGGCGTGGGGGATGAACGGGAGACCGCTCCCGGACGCCCACGGTCACCCCGTGCGGGTGCTCGTCCCGGGTCACTGGGGCGAGACCAACGTCAAATGGCTCTCGGAGATCGAATTGCTCCGGGAGCCGGCGGACGGGTACTGGGAGAAGCGGGGATGGCACGGCACCGGTCCCGTCAACACCGTGGCGAAGCTCTGGGACGTGACGCATCTGGAGGACGGTCGAGTGGAGGTCGGGGGCCACGCCTACGCCGGAACGCGGGGGATCGAACGGGTCGAGGTCTCCACCGACGGCGGCGCGAGTTGGGAGACAGCCACCGTGTCCGAGCGGCTTCCCGGGGACGACGTGTGGCGGCAGTGGCGACACGTCTATCGGCCCGACGGCGCACACGAGGTCGTCGTTCGGGCGATCGACGGCGACGGGACTGTCCAACCCCGTGATCGCTCGGAGGCGTTCCCCAGCGGAGCAACGGGCTGGGTTTCGAGGGAGATCACGCCGTGA
- a CDS encoding homoserine kinase has translation MQTVRAPATSANLGSGFDVFGVALDRPTDVVRVEKADRTTIEMTGVGSQYIPEDPEKNVVGAVAAELDAPAHIKIDKGVRPSSGLGSSAASSAGAAVALNALYDRGLSREELVPIAAEGEAVVSGEAHADNVAPALLGGFTVARGDAVTAVDASIPLVACLPEIAVSTRDARSVVPASASMEDVVHTVGSAATLAVGMCRDDPELVGCGMDERVVTPARAELITGYDAVREAALDAGAAGVTVSGAGPAVIAPCRESNRRHVAAAMVDAFAEAGVESRAYQTRVSQGATLY, from the coding sequence ATGCAGACGGTCAGGGCCCCGGCGACGAGCGCGAATCTCGGCAGCGGATTCGACGTCTTCGGCGTCGCCCTCGACCGCCCCACCGACGTCGTTCGCGTCGAGAAGGCCGATCGGACGACCATCGAGATGACCGGCGTCGGGAGCCAGTACATCCCCGAAGACCCCGAGAAGAACGTCGTCGGTGCGGTCGCAGCGGAACTCGACGCGCCGGCGCACATCAAGATCGACAAGGGCGTTCGGCCCTCCTCCGGACTCGGTTCCTCGGCCGCCAGCTCCGCCGGGGCGGCCGTCGCGTTGAATGCCCTCTACGATCGGGGACTCTCCCGCGAGGAACTCGTCCCCATCGCCGCCGAGGGCGAGGCGGTCGTTTCCGGCGAGGCCCACGCCGACAACGTCGCGCCGGCGCTTCTGGGTGGCTTCACGGTCGCCCGCGGCGACGCGGTCACCGCCGTCGACGCGTCGATCCCGCTCGTGGCCTGTCTCCCGGAAATCGCCGTCTCGACCCGTGACGCCCGGAGCGTCGTGCCCGCGTCGGCGTCGATGGAGGACGTCGTTCACACCGTCGGGTCGGCGGCGACACTCGCGGTGGGGATGTGCCGTGACGACCCCGAACTCGTCGGGTGCGGGATGGACGAGCGCGTCGTCACGCCGGCCCGCGCCGAACTCATCACGGGGTACGACGCCGTCCGCGAGGCCGCTCTCGACGCGGGCGCAGCGGGCGTCACCGTCTCCGGTGCGGGTCCAGCCGTCATCGCGCCGTGTCGGGAGTCGAACCGTCGCCACGTCGCCGCGGCGATGGTCGACGCCTTCGCCGAGGCCGGCGTCGAGTCCCGCGCGTACCAGACGCGGGTGAGTCAGGGCGCGACGTTGTACTGA
- a CDS encoding ArsR/SmtB family transcription factor, whose product MEKALWYLLAGTRGGTNRAHIIRLLDTHPHNANQLARELDVDYNTVRHHLEMLIDHDVVESGGEEYGEMYFLTDRFERHRDAFQRIIAQADIPAGDDGDDHTTE is encoded by the coding sequence ATGGAGAAGGCACTGTGGTATCTGCTGGCGGGGACGCGAGGCGGAACGAACCGCGCCCACATCATCCGCCTGTTGGATACCCATCCCCACAACGCCAATCAACTCGCCCGCGAACTTGACGTCGATTACAACACTGTGCGCCACCACTTGGAGATGCTAATCGATCACGACGTCGTCGAATCGGGCGGCGAGGAGTACGGGGAGATGTACTTCCTCACCGACCGATTCGAACGGCACCGCGATGCGTTCCAGCGGATCATCGCGCAAGCGGACATCCCCGCCGGAGACGACGGCGACGACCACACCACCGAATGA
- a CDS encoding NAD(P)/FAD-dependent oxidoreductase codes for MIGVVGGGIAGLATAYRLQQHGHDVQVFEAAAQLGGLAATYETRGDDIEQFYHHLSKSEETIVELADELGLGDRIEWRVGTNGYYVDGVVHPLDTPWEILAYPHMSLYDKFRLGMLTQGIDVRELVPDFDAYDDLSEYEHVTVREFVEEHTTKSVYENFVDPLLDGKYGDRKDDISAAWFLGRVRFRGERDLLRGEILGYFDGGFGVLLDALVDAVGRENITTDAPVTDLTVADGRVQSLTVESGDSDDAEAHQSGGGTVHDVDAAVVATMPNVLESLTGFHCDIDFQGAVCGLVTMEESLLDTYWLNVAHDAPFGALIEHTNFVERERYGGDHLLYVAAYVQDSEEELWRMGDDEVRETWLEEIESMFPAFDRSAVSAFRIARNPRAAPIYERGYLDLVVPYHLDEAVGAGVYYAGMASEAQYPERSLNGGVVAGYEVADRIDASLTADTGGETAESDFDFGSDE; via the coding sequence ATGATCGGCGTCGTCGGCGGCGGGATCGCGGGACTCGCGACCGCCTATCGGTTGCAGCAGCACGGGCACGACGTGCAGGTGTTCGAGGCCGCAGCGCAACTCGGCGGGCTCGCGGCCACCTACGAGACGCGCGGCGACGACATCGAGCAGTTCTATCACCACCTCTCGAAGTCCGAGGAGACGATCGTCGAACTCGCCGACGAGCTGGGGCTCGGCGATCGGATCGAGTGGCGCGTCGGCACCAACGGCTACTACGTCGACGGCGTCGTCCACCCGCTCGACACGCCGTGGGAGATCCTCGCGTACCCGCATATGAGCCTCTACGACAAGTTCCGGCTCGGGATGCTCACCCAGGGAATCGACGTCCGCGAGCTCGTCCCCGACTTCGACGCCTACGACGACCTCTCGGAGTACGAGCACGTCACGGTCCGGGAGTTCGTCGAGGAACACACGACGAAGAGCGTGTACGAGAACTTCGTCGATCCGCTCCTCGACGGCAAGTACGGGGACAGAAAGGACGACATCTCGGCGGCCTGGTTCCTCGGCCGGGTCCGGTTCCGCGGGGAGCGGGACCTGCTCCGCGGCGAGATCCTCGGCTACTTCGACGGCGGGTTCGGCGTCCTGCTCGACGCCCTCGTCGACGCCGTCGGTCGGGAGAACATCACGACCGACGCGCCCGTAACGGACCTCACGGTCGCGGACGGACGCGTGCAGTCGCTCACGGTCGAATCGGGCGACTCGGACGACGCGGAGGCCCACCAGAGCGGCGGCGGGACCGTGCACGACGTCGACGCCGCCGTCGTCGCGACGATGCCGAACGTCCTGGAGTCGCTGACCGGCTTCCACTGCGACATCGACTTCCAGGGGGCGGTCTGCGGCCTCGTCACGATGGAGGAGTCGCTGCTCGACACCTACTGGCTGAACGTGGCGCACGACGCGCCCTTCGGCGCGCTCATCGAACATACGAACTTCGTCGAGCGGGAACGCTACGGCGGCGATCACCTCCTCTACGTCGCTGCGTACGTCCAGGACAGCGAAGAGGAACTGTGGCGGATGGGCGACGACGAGGTCCGGGAGACGTGGCTCGAAGAGATCGAGTCGATGTTCCCCGCGTTCGATCGATCCGCGGTCTCGGCGTTCCGGATCGCGCGCAACCCGCGCGCCGCGCCGATCTACGAGCGCGGCTACCTCGACCTCGTGGTTCCGTACCACCTCGACGAGGCCGTCGGCGCGGGCGTCTACTACGCCGGAATGGCCTCGGAAGCGCAGTACCCGGAGCGATCGCTCAACGGCGGCGTCGTCGCGGGCTACGAGGTGGCCGACCGGATCGACGCGTCACTGACGGCGGATACCGGCGGAGAAACGGCTGAGAGTGACTTCGACTTCGGTTCCGACGAGTGA
- a CDS encoding DUF6149 family protein, producing MKLRQNLRHFAAKKALTMPVVGDIATDKLVDLHVRVFGEKADPEHREEREPHMAVFFELTFDTYVRALEEGFTEAEAREITHIQANFDFYNHGWTEMMEFPVEELEAHYERYEEFFERYDIDIANPLGDFRTKEVPDAPSTPERLEDPEHPHAAGGFADDVYVESEDGEVRVGGREEPDDVDVEIAPGLQDVDAEGDADETEA from the coding sequence ATGAAACTCCGCCAGAACCTCCGCCACTTCGCGGCGAAGAAAGCGCTGACGATGCCGGTCGTCGGCGACATCGCGACGGACAAACTCGTCGACCTCCACGTCCGCGTGTTCGGCGAAAAGGCCGACCCAGAGCACCGCGAGGAGCGCGAACCCCATATGGCGGTGTTCTTCGAGCTGACGTTCGACACGTACGTCCGCGCGCTCGAAGAGGGGTTCACCGAGGCGGAGGCCCGCGAGATCACGCACATCCAGGCGAACTTCGACTTCTACAACCACGGCTGGACGGAGATGATGGAGTTCCCGGTCGAGGAACTCGAAGCGCACTACGAGCGCTACGAGGAGTTCTTCGAGCGCTACGACATCGACATCGCGAATCCGCTCGGCGACTTCCGCACGAAGGAGGTTCCGGACGCCCCGTCGACGCCGGAACGACTCGAAGACCCGGAGCACCCCCACGCCGCGGGCGGCTTCGCGGACGACGTCTACGTCGAGAGCGAGGACGGCGAGGTCCGCGTCGGCGGCCGCGAGGAGCCCGACGACGTCGACGTCGAGATCGCGCCGGGCCTCCAGGACGTCGACGCCGAGGGCGACGCGGACGAGACCGAGGCCTGA
- a CDS encoding SLC13 family permease, giving the protein MTPISPGVAVVFLVVLCALVLFVTEPVPVDVTAIGVMVALMLIQPASSMLAAAGLLAEPIVVFADYPGDALSGFSSGATLTVLAMFILSDGVQRTGVVQRLGAWIASFTGESQNRQLSATIGVVAPISGFINNTAAVAILLPMVTDLAERGGTSPSKLLLALSYASMFGGMLTLIGTSTNILASELSGRLIGRTFTMFEFTQLGIVVSVVGTAYLLTVGRWLTPERIKPRQDLTEEFEMADYLTEVVVREDSPLVGQQVRRALVETDFDVDLIQLIRGGEVFLEPLGPKEIHAGDVFALRTDRDTLVELLDVEGLDPVPTAVDEAELEAGESRQNLVEIVVAPGSSLVGESLASASFRQRYNATVLALRRGRELFRRRMDNVELRVGDTLLVQATADSIERLDANRDFIVAQEIERHDYRESKTPIAVGIVIAVVGLAALDILPIVVSALAGALAMVATRCLRPGELYESVQWDVVFLLAGVIPLGIALESTGGAALLAGFVVATGEVLPLVGVLATFYLLTALLTNVISNNASVVLMIPVAVEAAQALGANAFSFVLAVTFAASTAFMTPVGYQTNLFVYGPGGYRFSDYIRVGGPLQLVFAGVTTVGIAAIWGI; this is encoded by the coding sequence GTGACACCGATATCGCCGGGAGTGGCGGTCGTCTTCCTCGTCGTCCTCTGCGCGCTCGTGCTCTTCGTGACCGAGCCGGTGCCCGTCGATGTCACCGCGATCGGCGTGATGGTGGCGCTGATGTTGATCCAACCGGCGTCGTCGATGCTCGCCGCGGCCGGGCTCCTCGCCGAACCGATCGTCGTCTTCGCGGACTACCCCGGCGACGCCCTCTCGGGGTTCTCGAGCGGGGCGACGCTGACGGTCCTAGCGATGTTCATCCTCAGCGACGGCGTCCAGCGGACGGGCGTGGTCCAGCGGCTCGGCGCGTGGATCGCCTCGTTCACCGGCGAGAGTCAGAACCGGCAGTTGAGTGCGACGATCGGGGTCGTCGCGCCGATCTCGGGCTTCATCAACAACACCGCGGCGGTCGCGATCCTCCTCCCGATGGTGACGGACCTCGCCGAGCGCGGCGGAACGTCCCCCTCGAAGCTCCTGCTCGCGCTCTCGTACGCGTCGATGTTCGGCGGGATGCTCACGCTCATCGGAACGTCGACGAACATCCTCGCCTCCGAGCTGTCGGGGCGGCTCATCGGCCGGACTTTCACGATGTTCGAGTTCACGCAACTCGGCATCGTCGTGAGCGTCGTCGGGACGGCCTATCTGCTGACGGTCGGTCGGTGGCTGACGCCGGAGCGGATCAAGCCCCGACAGGATCTCACCGAAGAGTTCGAGATGGCCGACTACCTGACGGAGGTCGTCGTCCGCGAGGACTCCCCGCTGGTCGGCCAGCAGGTCCGACGGGCGCTCGTCGAGACCGACTTCGACGTCGATCTGATCCAACTGATCCGCGGCGGCGAGGTGTTCCTCGAACCGCTCGGGCCGAAGGAGATCCACGCCGGCGACGTGTTCGCGCTGCGGACCGACCGCGACACCCTGGTCGAACTGCTCGACGTCGAGGGGCTGGATCCCGTCCCGACGGCGGTCGACGAGGCGGAACTGGAGGCCGGCGAGTCCCGACAGAACCTCGTCGAAATCGTCGTCGCGCCGGGGTCGTCGCTCGTCGGCGAGTCGCTCGCCTCCGCGAGCTTCCGCCAGCGGTACAACGCGACCGTACTGGCGTTGCGCCGCGGGAGAGAGCTCTTCCGCCGGCGGATGGACAACGTCGAACTCCGCGTCGGCGACACGCTGCTGGTGCAGGCGACCGCCGACAGCATCGAACGCCTCGACGCCAACCGCGACTTCATCGTCGCCCAAGAGATCGAGCGGCACGACTACCGCGAGTCGAAGACGCCGATCGCCGTCGGCATCGTGATTGCCGTCGTCGGCCTCGCAGCCCTCGACATCCTGCCGATCGTCGTCTCCGCGCTCGCCGGCGCGCTCGCGATGGTCGCGACGCGCTGTCTCCGGCCCGGAGAGCTCTACGAGTCGGTCCAGTGGGACGTGGTCTTCCTCCTCGCGGGCGTCATCCCGCTCGGGATCGCCCTGGAGAGCACCGGCGGGGCCGCGCTGCTGGCGGGGTTCGTCGTCGCGACCGGTGAGGTCCTGCCGCTCGTTGGCGTGCTGGCGACCTTCTACCTCCTCACCGCGCTCCTGACGAACGTGATCTCGAACAACGCCAGCGTCGTGCTGATGATCCCCGTCGCAGTCGAGGCCGCACAGGCGCTCGGCGCGAACGCCTTCTCGTTCGTCCTGGCGGTGACCTTCGCGGCGTCGACGGCGTTTATGACGCCCGTCGGCTACCAGACGAACCTGTTCGTCTACGGGCCGGGCGGCTACCGCTTCAGCGACTACATCCGCGTGGGCGGCCCACTTCAGCTCGTGTTCGCCGGAGTGACGACCGTCGGGATCGCCGCCATCTGGGGAATCTGA
- a CDS encoding HAD family hydrolase, translating to MNDIDAVLFDLDGTLCRHTGDADAAYRAAFERIDAELFGEPADLWAALDGPPDPDDRVGYLGAGLARVAAQRGRGDVDPVELAEALVEQLDEIEVELLPGASAALDAATARGPTGVVTNGPRDRQERKVRALGLDDRVDAVVYAGDLPRRKPHVGPFREGLRALGVSAERALYVGDSLAYDVAGAHNAGIRVAWIRGGAAGGTEEDDGGPDGGSGDYRPDHVLDGIGDLAGLLEET from the coding sequence ATGAACGACATCGATGCCGTGCTCTTCGACCTCGACGGGACGCTCTGTCGGCACACGGGCGACGCGGACGCGGCGTATCGAGCGGCCTTCGAGCGAATCGACGCCGAGCTGTTCGGCGAGCCGGCGGATCTGTGGGCGGCGCTCGACGGACCGCCGGACCCCGACGACCGCGTCGGCTACCTCGGTGCGGGGCTCGCGCGGGTCGCCGCACAGCGCGGCCGCGGTGACGTCGACCCGGTCGAACTGGCCGAGGCGCTCGTCGAGCAACTCGACGAGATCGAGGTGGAGTTACTGCCGGGCGCGTCGGCCGCACTCGACGCGGCCACCGCGAGGGGTCCGACCGGGGTCGTCACCAACGGGCCGCGAGACCGGCAGGAGCGGAAGGTGCGGGCGCTCGGTCTGGACGACCGCGTCGACGCCGTCGTCTACGCCGGTGACCTCCCGCGACGAAAACCCCACGTCGGTCCGTTTCGCGAGGGGTTACGGGCGCTCGGCGTGTCGGCGGAGCGGGCTCTGTACGTCGGCGACTCGCTCGCGTACGACGTCGCGGGGGCACACAACGCCGGGATCCGGGTAGCCTGGATCCGCGGGGGCGCAGCGGGAGGTACCGAAGAGGACGACGGGGGACCCGATGGGGGATCCGGAGACTACCGTCCGGACCACGTCCTCGATGGAATCGGTGACCTTGCGGGGCTGCTGGAGGAGACGTGA